Proteins from a single region of Streptomyces spinoverrucosus:
- the dnaJ gene encoding molecular chaperone DnaJ: protein MATDYYAVLGVRRDASQEEIKKAFRRLARELHPDVNPDPKTQERFKEINAAYEVLSDPQKKQVYDLGGDPLSQAGAGAGAGGFGAGGFGNFSDIMDAFFGTASQRGPRSRTRRGQDAMIRIEVELDEAAFGTTKDIQVDTAIVCSTCSGEGAAPGTSAQTCDMCRGRGEVSQVTRSFLGQVMTSRPCPQCQGFGTVVPNPCPECAGDGRVRSRRTLTVKIPAGVDNGTRIQLAGEGEVGPGGGPAGDLYVEIHELPHPTFQRRGDDLHCTVTIPMTAAALGTKVPLETLDGLEEVDIRPGTQSGQSIPLHGRGVTHLRGGGRGDLIVHVEVQTPTKLDVEQERLLRELAKLRGEERPQGQFQPGQQGLFSRLKDAFNGR from the coding sequence GTGGCCACGGACTACTACGCCGTTCTCGGCGTGCGTCGCGACGCGTCGCAGGAAGAGATCAAGAAGGCCTTCCGGCGGCTCGCGCGCGAGCTGCACCCGGACGTCAACCCCGATCCGAAGACCCAGGAGCGGTTCAAGGAGATCAACGCCGCTTACGAGGTGCTCTCGGACCCGCAGAAGAAGCAGGTCTACGACCTCGGCGGCGACCCGCTGTCGCAGGCCGGGGCCGGCGCCGGTGCGGGCGGCTTCGGCGCGGGTGGCTTCGGGAACTTCTCGGACATCATGGACGCGTTCTTCGGTACGGCGTCGCAGCGCGGGCCGCGCTCGCGCACGCGCCGGGGCCAGGACGCGATGATCCGGATCGAGGTCGAGCTCGACGAGGCGGCCTTCGGCACGACGAAGGACATCCAGGTCGACACGGCCATCGTCTGCTCGACCTGCAGCGGCGAGGGCGCGGCGCCGGGGACCTCGGCGCAGACGTGTGACATGTGCCGGGGCCGTGGTGAGGTCTCGCAGGTCACGCGGTCCTTCCTGGGCCAGGTCATGACCTCGCGGCCCTGCCCGCAGTGCCAGGGCTTCGGGACGGTCGTACCGAACCCGTGCCCGGAGTGCGCGGGCGACGGCCGGGTCCGGTCGCGGCGCACCCTGACGGTCAAGATCCCGGCCGGTGTCGACAACGGCACGCGCATCCAGCTCGCCGGTGAGGGCGAGGTCGGGCCCGGTGGCGGTCCGGCCGGTGACCTCTACGTCGAGATCCACGAGCTGCCGCACCCGACCTTCCAGCGGCGCGGCGACGACCTGCACTGCACGGTCACGATCCCGATGACGGCGGCGGCCCTCGGTACGAAGGTGCCGCTGGAGACCCTGGACGGCCTGGAGGAGGTCGACATCCGCCCGGGCACCCAGTCCGGCCAGTCGATCCCCCTGCACGGCCGGGGCGTCACACACCTGCGCGGCGGCGGCCGCGGCGACCTCATCGTGCACGTCGAGGTGCAGACGCCGACCAAGCTGGACGTGGAGCAGGAGCGCCTGCTGAGGGAACTGGCCAAGCTGCGCGGCGAGGAACGGCCTCAGGGGCAGTTCCAGCCGGGGCAGCAGGGGTTGTTCTCGCGGTTGAAGGACGCGTTCAACGGGCGCTAG
- a CDS encoding nitronate monooxygenase produces the protein MSSALTDLFPLPIVQAPMAGGVSVPQLAAAVAEAGGLGFLAAGYKTADGMYQEIKQLRGLTGRPFGVNLFMPQPDYAEPAAVDVYAHQLAGEAAWYETELGDPDSGRDDGYDAKLAVLLDNPVPVVSFHFGVPSRDVLDALRRVGTLTLVTATTPDEARAVERAGADGVIVQGAEAGGHQGTHQDIPENDRSAIGLLSLLGQIREAVGLPLVAAGGIMRGSQIAAVLAAGASAAQLGTAFLATPESGAHAVHKQALTNPLFVRTELTRAFSGRPARGLVNRFMREHGPYAPAAYPEIHHLTSPVRKAAAKAGDAQGMALWAGQGHRMARELPAGQLVEVLAAELDAARTALSSGGAG, from the coding sequence ATGTCCTCCGCACTGACCGATCTCTTTCCGCTTCCGATCGTGCAGGCCCCCATGGCGGGCGGCGTCTCCGTGCCGCAGCTCGCCGCGGCCGTGGCCGAGGCCGGCGGGCTCGGATTCCTCGCGGCCGGTTACAAGACGGCCGACGGTATGTACCAGGAGATCAAGCAGTTGCGGGGGCTGACCGGCCGCCCCTTCGGCGTGAACCTGTTCATGCCGCAGCCCGACTACGCCGAGCCCGCCGCCGTCGACGTCTACGCCCACCAGCTGGCCGGCGAGGCCGCCTGGTACGAGACCGAGCTCGGCGACCCCGACAGCGGCCGCGACGACGGCTACGACGCCAAGCTCGCGGTGCTGCTCGACAACCCGGTGCCGGTGGTCTCGTTCCACTTCGGCGTCCCCTCCCGTGACGTCCTCGACGCCCTCCGCCGGGTCGGAACCCTCACCCTGGTCACCGCCACCACCCCCGACGAGGCCCGGGCCGTGGAGCGGGCGGGCGCGGACGGCGTGATCGTGCAGGGCGCCGAGGCCGGCGGCCACCAGGGCACTCACCAGGACATCCCCGAGAACGACCGCTCGGCCATTGGGCTGCTCTCGCTGCTGGGCCAGATCCGTGAGGCGGTCGGTCTGCCGCTCGTCGCCGCCGGCGGCATCATGCGCGGCAGCCAGATCGCCGCAGTCCTCGCGGCCGGCGCGAGCGCGGCGCAGCTCGGCACGGCGTTCCTCGCCACGCCCGAGTCCGGCGCCCACGCCGTCCACAAGCAGGCGCTGACCAACCCGCTCTTCGTCCGTACGGAACTGACCCGCGCCTTCTCCGGCCGCCCGGCCCGTGGCCTGGTCAACCGGTTCATGCGCGAGCACGGCCCGTACGCCCCCGCCGCCTACCCCGAGATCCACCACCTCACCTCCCCGGTCCGCAAGGCCGCCGCGAAGGCGGGTGACGCGCAGGGCATGGCGCTCTGGGCGGGGCAGGGGCACCGGATGGCGCGTGAGCTGCCCGCCGGGCAGCTGGTGGAGGTGCTGGCGGCCGAGCTGGACGCGGCCAGGACAGCGTTGTCCTCCGGGGGTGCCGGATGA
- a CDS encoding S41 family peptidase yields MTQSAVPAYLRFPHVQGELVAFTAEDDVWLAPLDGGRAWRVSADNVPVTQPRISPDGTTVAWTSTRDGAPEVHIAPVDGGPAKRLTYWGSWVTRVRGWTPDGQVLALTTHGQATLRRTWAHAVPLDGGPPTRLPYGPVGGIAYGPHTVLLSAPMGREAASWKRYRGGTAGKLWIDRDGNGEFVRLHEELDGNIEYPTWVGDRIAFLSDHEGTGALYSSHADGSDLRRHTPIDGFYARHAASDGTRVVYSSVGELWLLDDLDGAEPRRLDIRLGGQRTDRQPYPVNAARWFGSASPDHTARGSAVAVRGGVHWVTHRSGPARALAAEPGVRARLPRTFRAEGEEWVVWVTDAEGEDALEFAPATGLTPGSIPRRLAAGRLGRVLGLAMAPDGSRAAVASHDGRLLLVERETGEVREVDRSENGDVRGLVFSPDSAWLAWSHPGPRPLCQLKLANTTDLSVTEATPLRFQDYAPAFTADGKHLAFLSNRSFDPVYDEHVFDLAFVVGDRPHLITLAATTPSPFGPQRHGRPFETPDKDETPDSEGTPTTRIDLEGLADRIVPFPVEAGRYSNLRAAKDGVLWLRHPVEGVLGSSRATPDDPDPKTELERYDLAQQRLEHLAADADHFEVSGDGKRVLLWTSDRLKVVPSDRRASNDDDSDTNVTVDLTRVRQTVDPAAEWRQMYDETGRIMRDHFWRPDMNGVDWDGVLDRYRPVLERVATHDDLVDLLWEVQGELGTSHAYVIPRGGHGGGAQQGLLGADISRHPDGSWRIDRILPSETSDPDARSPLAAPGVAVRPGDAIVAVAGRAVDPVTGPGPLLVGTADKAVELTISPSGGGDVRHAVVVPIADEEPLRYHAWVADRRAYVHERSGGRLGYLHVPDMQAPGWAQIHRDLRVEVGREGLVVDVRENRGGHTSQLVVEKLARRIVGWAVPRGMRPYSYPQDAPRGPVVAVANEFSGSDGDIVNAAIKALGLGPVVGVRTWGGVIGIDSRYRLIDGTLITQPKYAFWLEGYGWGVENHGVDPDVEVVQRPQDYTAGRDVQLDEAIRLALEALDSGPAKAPPSLPT; encoded by the coding sequence GTGACACAGTCCGCAGTGCCCGCGTATCTCCGGTTTCCGCACGTCCAGGGCGAGTTGGTGGCCTTCACCGCCGAGGACGACGTCTGGCTCGCGCCCCTCGACGGCGGGCGCGCCTGGCGGGTCAGCGCCGACAACGTGCCGGTGACCCAGCCGCGCATCTCGCCCGACGGCACCACCGTCGCCTGGACCTCCACCCGCGACGGCGCACCCGAGGTGCACATCGCGCCCGTCGACGGCGGTCCCGCCAAACGCCTGACGTACTGGGGCAGTTGGGTCACCCGCGTGCGCGGCTGGACCCCCGACGGACAGGTCCTCGCTCTCACCACCCACGGCCAGGCCACCCTCCGCCGCACCTGGGCGCACGCCGTCCCCCTCGACGGCGGACCGCCGACCAGGCTGCCGTACGGCCCCGTCGGCGGCATCGCGTACGGCCCGCACACCGTGCTGCTGTCCGCGCCGATGGGCCGCGAGGCCGCCTCCTGGAAGCGGTACCGGGGCGGTACGGCGGGCAAGCTGTGGATCGACCGCGACGGGAACGGCGAGTTCGTGCGGCTGCACGAGGAGCTCGACGGGAACATCGAGTACCCGACCTGGGTCGGCGACCGGATCGCCTTCCTGTCCGACCACGAGGGCACCGGCGCGCTGTACTCCTCCCACGCCGACGGCTCCGACCTGCGCCGGCACACCCCGATCGACGGTTTCTACGCCCGGCACGCGGCGAGCGACGGCACCCGCGTCGTGTACTCCTCCGTCGGCGAACTGTGGCTGCTGGACGACCTCGACGGGGCGGAGCCGCGCCGCCTCGACATCCGGCTCGGCGGGCAGCGCACCGACCGGCAGCCGTACCCGGTGAACGCCGCCCGCTGGTTCGGGTCGGCGTCCCCCGACCACACCGCGCGCGGCAGCGCGGTCGCCGTACGCGGCGGCGTGCACTGGGTCACCCACCGCTCCGGCCCCGCCCGCGCGCTCGCCGCCGAACCCGGCGTCCGGGCCCGGCTGCCCCGCACCTTCCGCGCCGAAGGCGAGGAGTGGGTGGTGTGGGTGACGGACGCCGAGGGCGAGGACGCCCTGGAGTTCGCGCCCGCCACCGGCCTGACACCCGGCTCGATCCCGCGCCGGCTGGCCGCCGGCCGCCTCGGCCGGGTCCTCGGGCTCGCCATGGCCCCCGACGGCAGCCGGGCCGCCGTCGCCTCGCACGACGGACGGCTGCTGCTCGTCGAGCGGGAGACCGGCGAGGTGCGTGAGGTCGACCGCAGTGAGAACGGCGACGTGCGCGGGCTGGTCTTCTCGCCCGACTCCGCCTGGCTCGCCTGGTCCCACCCCGGGCCGCGCCCGCTGTGCCAGCTGAAGCTCGCCAACACCACCGACCTGTCGGTCACCGAGGCGACCCCGCTGCGCTTCCAGGACTACGCCCCCGCCTTCACCGCCGACGGCAAGCACCTGGCGTTCCTGTCCAACCGCTCCTTCGACCCGGTCTACGACGAGCACGTCTTCGACCTGGCCTTCGTCGTCGGCGACCGCCCGCACCTCATCACCCTCGCCGCGACCACGCCGTCCCCGTTCGGCCCGCAGCGGCACGGCCGTCCCTTCGAGACGCCGGACAAGGACGAGACGCCCGACAGCGAGGGCACGCCGACCACGCGCATCGACCTCGAAGGGCTCGCCGACCGGATCGTGCCGTTCCCGGTGGAGGCCGGGCGCTACTCCAACCTGCGTGCCGCGAAGGACGGCGTGCTGTGGCTGCGGCACCCGGTGGAGGGCGTCCTCGGCTCCTCCCGGGCCACCCCGGACGACCCCGACCCCAAGACCGAGCTGGAGCGCTACGACCTCGCCCAGCAGCGCCTGGAGCACCTCGCGGCCGACGCCGACCACTTCGAGGTCAGCGGCGACGGGAAGCGGGTGCTGCTCTGGACGAGCGACCGCCTGAAGGTCGTACCGAGCGACCGCCGAGCCTCGAACGACGACGACAGCGACACGAACGTCACCGTCGACCTCACCCGCGTCCGCCAGACGGTCGACCCGGCGGCCGAGTGGCGGCAGATGTACGACGAGACCGGGCGCATCATGCGCGACCACTTCTGGCGGCCCGACATGAACGGCGTCGACTGGGACGGCGTCCTCGACCGCTACCGGCCCGTCCTGGAGCGGGTCGCCACCCACGACGACCTGGTGGACCTCCTGTGGGAGGTGCAGGGCGAACTGGGCACCTCGCACGCCTACGTCATCCCGCGCGGCGGACACGGAGGCGGTGCCCAACAGGGCCTGCTCGGCGCCGACATCTCCCGGCACCCGGACGGCAGCTGGCGCATCGACCGCATCCTGCCCTCGGAGACCTCCGACCCGGACGCCCGCTCACCCCTCGCCGCCCCCGGCGTCGCGGTGCGTCCCGGGGACGCGATCGTGGCGGTGGCCGGGCGGGCGGTGGACCCGGTGACCGGCCCGGGACCGCTGCTCGTCGGTACGGCGGACAAGGCCGTCGAGCTGACCATCTCGCCGTCGGGCGGTGGCGATGTGCGGCACGCGGTCGTCGTCCCGATCGCCGACGAGGAACCGCTGCGCTACCACGCGTGGGTCGCGGACCGACGGGCGTACGTGCACGAGCGGTCCGGCGGGCGACTCGGCTACCTCCACGTCCCCGACATGCAGGCGCCGGGCTGGGCGCAGATCCACCGGGACCTGCGGGTGGAGGTGGGCCGGGAGGGGCTCGTCGTCGACGTCCGGGAGAACCGGGGCGGGCACACCTCCCAGCTGGTGGTGGAGAAGCTGGCCCGGCGGATCGTCGGCTGGGCGGTTCCGCGCGGGATGCGGCCGTACAGCTACCCGCAGGACGCGCCGCGCGGGCCGGTCGTCGCCGTCGCCAACGAGTTCTCCGGCTCGGACGGCGACATCGTCAACGCTGCGATCAAGGCGCTCGGGCTCGGCCCGGTGGTCGGGGTGCGGACGTGGGGCGGCGTGATCGGCATCGACAGCCGCTACCGGCTGATCGACGGCACACTGATCACCCAGCCCAAGTACGCCTTCTGGCTGGAGGGCTACGGCTGGGGCGTCGAGAACCACGGCGTGGACCCGGACGTGGAGGTCGTACAGCGTCCGCAGGACTACACGGCGGGCCGGGACGTACAGCTCGACGAGGCGATAAGGCTCGCGCTGGAGGCACTGGACTCCGGTCCCGCGAAAGCACCGCCCAGCTTGCCGACGTAA
- a CDS encoding MBL fold metallo-hydrolase yields the protein MNVTWEEVGWERLARGVGRCRLPGWDCTVGLVIGQGAALLIDAGSSLAEGAALRARAEALAGHRVTHLALTHPHFDHVLGAAAFAGAEVFGAVGIDTVLGGRRGREEIRADAVHHGLDAAAAQEAADTLVPPRHHVCGEWTLDLGPGRQVLLANVGPGHTAYDLAVLVPGEPEVVFCGDLVEESGEPQAGPDAVPSHWPDALDRLVDFGGEDALYVPGHGAVVDAAFVRRQRDALATRFGVSHG from the coding sequence ATGAACGTGACTTGGGAAGAGGTGGGCTGGGAGCGGCTCGCGCGCGGGGTCGGGCGGTGCCGGCTGCCCGGCTGGGACTGCACGGTGGGGCTGGTGATCGGGCAGGGCGCGGCGCTGCTGATCGACGCGGGGTCGAGCCTCGCGGAGGGGGCGGCGCTGCGGGCGCGGGCGGAGGCGCTCGCCGGTCATCGTGTGACCCATCTCGCGCTCACCCACCCCCACTTCGACCACGTCCTCGGCGCGGCCGCGTTCGCCGGGGCGGAGGTCTTCGGCGCGGTCGGCATCGACACCGTGCTCGGTGGCCGGCGCGGCCGTGAGGAGATCCGCGCGGACGCCGTCCACCACGGCCTCGACGCGGCGGCGGCCCAGGAGGCGGCCGACACCCTGGTCCCGCCCCGCCACCATGTCTGCGGCGAGTGGACCCTCGACCTGGGCCCCGGCCGCCAGGTCCTGCTGGCGAACGTGGGCCCGGGCCACACGGCGTACGACCTCGCGGTCCTCGTGCCGGGGGAGCCGGAGGTGGTCTTCTGCGGCGACCTGGTCGAGGAGTCCGGCGAACCGCAGGCGGGCCCGGACGCGGTGCCGTCGCACTGGCCGGACGCGCTGGACCGGTTGGTGGACTTCGGCGGCGAGGACGCGCTGTACGTGCCCGGTCACGGTGCGGTGGTGGACGCGGCGTTCGTACGGCGCCAGCGCGACGCCCTCGCCACCCGTTTCGGCGTGTCGCACGGATGA
- the hrcA gene encoding heat-inducible transcriptional repressor HrcA, whose translation MLSERRLQVLRAIVQDYVGTEEPVGSKALTERHSLGVSPATVRNDMAALEDEGYIAQPHTSAGRIPTDKGYRLFVDKLAEVKPLTAPERRAIQNFLDGAVDLDDVVTRTVRLLAQLTRQVAVVQYPSLTRSTVRHVELLSLAPARVMLVLITDTGRVEQRMVDCPAPFGESSLADLRARLNSRVAGRRFTDVPQLVQDLPEAFEAEDRGTVQTVLSTLLETLVEETEERLVIGGTANLTRFGHDFPLTIRPVLEALEEQVVLLKLLGEAKDSGMTVRIGHENAHEGLNSTSVVSVGYGSGGEAVAKLGVVGPTRMDYPGTMGAVRAVARYVGQILAES comes from the coding sequence ATGCTCAGTGAACGAAGGCTGCAGGTACTGCGCGCGATCGTCCAGGACTACGTCGGTACCGAGGAGCCGGTCGGTTCCAAGGCGCTCACCGAGCGGCACAGCCTCGGCGTCTCCCCGGCCACCGTGCGCAACGACATGGCGGCCCTGGAGGACGAGGGGTACATCGCCCAGCCGCACACCAGCGCCGGGCGCATCCCGACGGACAAGGGCTACCGGCTGTTCGTCGACAAGCTGGCCGAGGTCAAGCCGCTGACCGCGCCGGAGCGCCGCGCGATCCAGAACTTCCTCGACGGCGCCGTCGACCTGGACGACGTGGTGACCCGGACCGTACGGCTGCTCGCGCAGCTCACGCGGCAGGTCGCCGTCGTGCAGTACCCCTCGCTGACCCGGTCCACCGTGCGGCACGTGGAACTGCTGTCGCTGGCACCCGCGCGCGTGATGCTGGTGCTGATCACGGACACCGGGCGGGTCGAGCAGCGGATGGTCGACTGCCCGGCGCCGTTCGGCGAGTCGTCGCTGGCGGATCTGCGGGCGCGGCTGAACAGCCGGGTCGCGGGCCGCCGCTTCACGGACGTGCCGCAGTTGGTGCAGGATCTGCCGGAGGCCTTCGAGGCCGAGGACCGCGGTACGGTCCAGACGGTGCTCTCCACCCTCCTGGAGACGCTCGTCGAAGAGACGGAGGAGCGGCTGGTGATCGGCGGTACGGCCAATCTCACCCGCTTCGGACATGACTTCCCCCTCACCATCCGGCCGGTGCTGGAGGCGCTGGAGGAGCAGGTGGTGCTTCTCAAGTTGCTTGGCGAGGCGAAGGATTCGGGCATGACCGTGCGCATCGGGCACGAGAACGCCCATGAGGGACTCAACTCCACGTCGGTGGTGTCGGTGGGCTACGGTTCGGGCGGCGAGGCGGTTGCCAAGCTCGGCGTGGTCGGACCGACCCGCATGGATTACCCGGGAACGATGGGAGCGGTACGCGCAGTGGCACGGTACGTCGGACAGATCCTGGCGGAGTCGTAA
- a CDS encoding DUF3097 domain-containing protein has translation MRQYSADLTPPWKKPQPVPEVPAEAGLVVEEPGTGFCGAVIRCEAGTVTLEDRFGKHRVFPLEPRGFLLEGKVVTLVRPSASAPVRPARTASGSIAVPGARARVARAGRIYVEGRHDAELVEKVWGDDLRIEGVVVEYLEGVDDLPSIVADFAPGPDARLGVLVDHLVPGTKEWRIAEAVTSEHALVVGHPYIDIWQAVKPSALGIAGWPSVPRGQDWKTGVCRALGWPSENTGAVWQAILGRVGSYKDLEPELLGRVEELIDFVTGSGGA, from the coding sequence ATGCGCCAGTACTCCGCCGACCTGACCCCGCCGTGGAAGAAGCCCCAGCCCGTCCCGGAGGTCCCCGCGGAGGCCGGTCTGGTGGTGGAGGAGCCCGGCACCGGTTTCTGCGGCGCGGTGATCCGCTGCGAGGCGGGAACGGTGACCCTGGAGGACCGCTTCGGCAAGCACCGGGTCTTCCCGCTGGAGCCACGCGGCTTTCTGCTGGAGGGCAAGGTGGTGACCCTCGTACGGCCGTCCGCTTCGGCTCCGGTACGCCCCGCCCGCACCGCCTCCGGCTCGATCGCCGTACCCGGCGCACGCGCGCGCGTGGCCCGCGCCGGCCGCATCTACGTCGAGGGCCGGCACGACGCCGAGCTCGTCGAGAAGGTGTGGGGCGACGACCTGCGCATCGAGGGCGTGGTGGTGGAGTACCTGGAGGGCGTGGACGACCTGCCGTCGATCGTGGCCGATTTCGCACCGGGCCCGGACGCGCGGCTGGGCGTCCTGGTGGACCATCTGGTGCCGGGCACGAAGGAGTGGCGCATCGCGGAGGCGGTGACGAGCGAGCACGCGCTGGTGGTGGGGCACCCGTACATCGACATCTGGCAGGCGGTGAAGCCGTCGGCGCTGGGGATCGCGGGGTGGCCGTCGGTGCCGCGCGGTCAGGACTGGAAGACGGGGGTGTGCCGGGCGCTGGGGTGGCCGTCGGAGAACACCGGGGCGGTGTGGCAGGCGATTCTGGGCCGGGTGGGGTCTTACAAGGACCTGGAGCCGGAGTTGTTGGGGAGGGTGGAGGAGCTGATCGACTTCGTTACGGGTAGCGGTGGGGCCTGA
- the hemW gene encoding radical SAM family heme chaperone HemW: MPSVLPDGEPVPHDGALPPAALAGAADRPLGFYLHVPYCATRCGYCDFNTYTATELRGTGGVLASRDNYADTLIDEIRLARKVLGDDPREVRTVFVGGGTPTLLAAGDLVRMLGAIREEFGLAADAEVTTEANPESVDPAYLAALREGGFNRVSFGMQSAKQHVLKVLDRTHTPGRPEACVAEARAAGFEHVNLDLIYGTPGESDDDWRASLDAALGAGPDHISAYALIVEEGTQLARRIRRGEVPMTDDDVHADRYLIAEERLSGAGFEWYEVSNWATSEAARCLHNELYWRGADWWGAGPGAHSHVGGVRWWNVKHPGAYAAALAEGRSPGAGRELLSGEDRRVERILLELRLREGVPLGLLREQGLAAAVRALSDGLLEAGPYEQGRAVLTLRGRLLADAVVRDLVD, from the coding sequence ATGCCTTCCGTACTTCCCGACGGCGAGCCCGTCCCCCACGACGGCGCGCTGCCCCCGGCCGCGCTCGCCGGGGCGGCGGACCGACCCCTCGGGTTCTATCTGCACGTCCCGTACTGCGCGACCCGCTGCGGCTACTGCGACTTCAACACCTACACGGCGACCGAGCTGCGTGGCACCGGCGGGGTCCTCGCCTCGCGCGACAACTACGCCGACACGCTGATCGACGAGATCCGGCTGGCCCGCAAGGTGCTCGGCGACGATCCGCGTGAGGTCCGGACGGTCTTCGTCGGGGGCGGTACGCCGACGCTGCTGGCCGCGGGTGACCTCGTACGGATGCTGGGCGCGATCCGGGAGGAGTTCGGGCTGGCGGCGGACGCCGAGGTCACGACGGAGGCGAATCCCGAGTCGGTCGATCCGGCGTATCTCGCGGCCCTGCGCGAGGGTGGCTTCAACCGGGTGTCGTTCGGAATGCAGAGCGCGAAGCAGCACGTGCTGAAGGTCCTGGACCGCACCCACACTCCCGGCCGCCCCGAGGCGTGCGTCGCGGAGGCCCGGGCGGCGGGCTTCGAGCACGTGAACCTGGATCTGATCTACGGCACCCCGGGCGAGTCGGACGACGACTGGCGGGCGTCCCTGGACGCGGCGCTGGGGGCGGGGCCGGATCACATCAGCGCCTACGCCCTGATCGTCGAGGAGGGCACCCAGCTGGCCCGTCGTATCCGCCGGGGCGAGGTCCCGATGACGGACGACGACGTGCACGCCGACCGGTACCTGATCGCGGAGGAGCGGCTGTCCGGGGCCGGTTTCGAGTGGTACGAGGTGTCCAACTGGGCCACCTCGGAGGCGGCCCGCTGTCTGCACAACGAGCTGTACTGGCGCGGGGCCGACTGGTGGGGAGCGGGACCGGGCGCGCACAGCCACGTGGGGGGCGTGCGGTGGTGGAACGTCAAGCACCCTGGCGCGTACGCCGCTGCTTTGGCGGAGGGCCGCTCTCCGGGCGCCGGCCGCGAGCTGCTGTCCGGCGAGGACCGCCGGGTGGAGCGGATCCTGCTGGAGCTGCGGCTGCGGGAGGGGGTGCCGCTCGGGTTGCTGCGTGAGCAGGGGCTCGCGGCGGCGGTGCGTGCGCTGTCCGACGGGCTGCTGGAGGCCGGTCCGTACGAGCAGGGGCGCGCGGTGCTGACGCTGCGGGGCCGGCTGCTGGCGGATGCGGTGGTCAGGGACCTGGTGGACTGA
- a CDS encoding Uma2 family endonuclease produces the protein MTAVDERGLANYLDKFEPPEGVKAELLRGVIVMMASPDLVHNLIVLHTLRQMPMDRWYPIQTQDVGIAGEESMPIPDLVVAAPDVLPASGRLLPSQLVTAVVEVVSKSSVHQDYVVKRSIYAAGKIPVYLILDPIMAHCVLLTKPAGQGEDADYLSQEIIKFGDPIPLEALGLELDTSEFGTFPDVRPHRYP, from the coding sequence ATGACCGCTGTGGACGAACGTGGATTGGCCAACTACCTCGACAAGTTCGAGCCTCCCGAGGGCGTCAAGGCTGAGCTCCTCCGGGGGGTAATCGTGATGATGGCCAGCCCAGATCTGGTGCACAACCTGATCGTGCTCCACACGCTGCGGCAGATGCCTATGGACCGCTGGTATCCCATCCAGACCCAGGACGTCGGCATCGCCGGCGAGGAGAGTATGCCCATCCCGGATCTGGTTGTCGCGGCGCCGGACGTACTGCCTGCCTCGGGCCGTCTCCTGCCGTCCCAGCTGGTCACAGCGGTGGTCGAAGTCGTTTCCAAGAGCAGCGTTCACCAGGACTATGTGGTCAAGCGCTCGATCTACGCGGCGGGCAAGATCCCCGTGTACCTCATCCTCGACCCGATCATGGCGCACTGCGTCCTGCTGACGAAGCCCGCGGGCCAGGGTGAGGACGCCGACTACCTCAGCCAGGAGATCATCAAATTCGGCGATCCCATCCCGTTGGAGGCTCTGGGACTCGAATTGGACACCAGCGAGTTCGGAACCTTCCCCGACGTCAGGCCCCACCGCTACCCGTAA
- a CDS encoding 16S rRNA (uracil(1498)-N(3))-methyltransferase: MTAPVFVVEHFDAGDGGRYVLDGPEGRHAVSVKRLRPGEDVVLTDGAGRWAECVVVDTEGKDRLIVHMDSVTEEPVRQPRVTVVQALPKGDRGEVAVETMTEVGVDAIVPWAAARCITQWKGERGTKALAKWRATAREAGKQSRRVRFPEVADAATSKQVAALLAGADFAAVLHESGDEPLATAELPTEGEIMLVVGPEGGVSPEELTLFTNAGARAYRLGPTVLRTSTAGTAAAALLLGRTGRWS, from the coding sequence ATGACCGCGCCGGTGTTCGTCGTCGAGCACTTCGACGCGGGCGACGGCGGGCGGTACGTCCTCGACGGGCCCGAGGGGCGGCACGCGGTGTCCGTGAAGCGGCTGCGGCCGGGGGAGGACGTGGTCCTCACCGACGGGGCCGGGCGCTGGGCGGAGTGCGTGGTCGTGGACACCGAGGGCAAGGACCGGCTGATCGTCCACATGGACTCGGTGACCGAGGAGCCGGTGCGACAGCCGCGCGTCACGGTCGTCCAGGCGCTGCCCAAGGGTGACCGGGGCGAGGTGGCCGTGGAGACCATGACCGAGGTCGGGGTCGACGCGATCGTGCCGTGGGCGGCGGCCCGCTGCATCACGCAGTGGAAGGGCGAACGCGGCACCAAGGCCCTTGCCAAGTGGCGGGCCACCGCCCGCGAGGCCGGCAAGCAGTCCCGGCGCGTGCGCTTCCCCGAGGTCGCGGACGCGGCGACGAGCAAGCAGGTCGCCGCGCTGCTCGCCGGGGCCGACTTCGCCGCCGTACTGCACGAGAGCGGCGACGAGCCGCTGGCGACCGCCGAACTCCCCACCGAGGGCGAGATCATGCTGGTCGTCGGCCCCGAAGGCGGCGTCTCCCCGGAGGAACTGACCCTGTTCACGAACGCCGGCGCCCGCGCCTACCGCCTCGGCCCCACCGTGCTGCGCACGTCCACGGCCGGCACGGCGGCGGCAGCACTCCTGCTGGGCCGCACCGGCCGCTGGTCCTGA